aaacaaacaaacaggGTGTAGTTATAGTTTGTGTTGGAAACGATGCTACTCTATTTGTTTTCCCGGAAGTTCCACTTAAATACACCAACCTAGATCCAGATGCACCACCTTCatcaaacatttgaaatCTTTTACTGTCTATGATTTGAAACCAATGTGCTACCGATTTGACCGACGACGGGGAGAACATATGGGGATAGCCAACTTTCTTTTGTGATGTTTTAATATTTCCCGATTTCCAGTTGAATAAAAAAACCAAGGATTTATCAACAACCTTTTCATACAAAACTGGTCCCATTAGTTTTTGCCAAAAGACGACTGAAGGTAAAATAGCACGCTTCCCAAATATCCTGTACAATAATCCTGGCGCTGAAGTAACTAAAAATGAGGCAATAGGATTGTTCAAACCTTGTGGTATCATAGCAGGTGACAAGCCAATAAacttgtttatttttttattcaaatcatGATTCAAAGATAATGCAGCCAAACATTGTGCTGATCCTTGGCTAAATCCGATATAACTCAAGCTATCCTGCTGGGTATTGCGTAAGATATAGTTGACGGTATTAGGGATATCAAACATAGCAAATTCATCCAGAGAATAATTCCAGAATTTCTCATCTGTTGAGGATAGAAACAGATGTTTTCTAGAGTACTTATTTCCACGGTTATTACCCAACCACACGTCGTAACCTTGATCAACGAGAAGGAAAGGGAGGCAtttctctttattttctcctAGCAAGAACAATTCACTGTTAGTTAACAACCCGTG
The Pichia kudriavzevii chromosome 2, complete sequence DNA segment above includes these coding regions:
- a CDS encoding uncharacterized protein (PKUD0B01590; TGL1) translates to MNLLIIFLNLVSAVVQLPLLIFHKLGVEEYLSYFQTPSNRPDNISAVSQENKTKISPSAKPLHEVATTHCLHQKIIKANDIVDIVHAHGYKVHEHIVQTKDGYLLSIHRILKSSGDKPQNSRVVYLHHGLLTNSELFLLGENKEKCLPFLLVDQGYDVWLGNNRGNKYSRKHLFLSSTDEKFWNYSLDEFAMFDIPNTVNYILRNTQQDSLSYIGFSQGSAQCLAALSLNHDLNKKINKFIGLSPAMIPQGLNNPIASFLVTSAPGLLYRIFGKRAILPSVVFWQKLMGPVLYEKVVDKSLVFLFNWKSGNIKTSQKKVGYPHMFSPSSVKSVAHWFQIIDSKRFQMFDEGGASGSRLVYLSGTSGKTNRVASFPTQTITTPCLFVYGKSDMLIDIERTLDNLSCDIQTIGIDGYEHMDTLWADQVENTVFKPIFKYLANLHIRK